AAAACATTTCAAACATAGAAAGATCATTATAATCATCACCAGCAACAATAATATCATCACTAGAAATGTTTAATTTTTCTTGTAAACCTTTAATCGCTTGACCTTTACTTACATTAAATGCATGAATTTCATTAAACAACTTATTATTAATATTATTAAAAGTAATATTGACTTCTAATTTATTTTTATTAATAAAGTTTTCAATTTGATCTCAAGTATTTTGACTACATTCAATTTTTAAACATAATAAATCTTTATCGTATAAATAATCTAATGTTTTATTTAAATTTTCAAGACCAAAAAAGAATTTTTCTACATCAGTTGATCAATTTTTATGAAATAAAAATGATTCATTATCACTTGTAGCAAACACGATTACATCAATCTGATCAACTATAGTTTTTAAAAAATCTAATAACTGAATTTTAATATTTTTATCAATTGTTTTTTTATAAAAAACTTCACCTTGATTATCACAAACCAAAGCTCCGGTATTAACAATAAAATAATCAGGTAATAAATTATACTCATCTAGTAAATGTTCTTTTAATTGTTTATATGGTCTTCCTGTTGAAACTATTAATTTATTATTTTTTTGAAATTCTTTTACAAAATCTAAATCTTTTTGATCAATTTTTAAACTATTTTTAACTTTTGAGTTTCTTAACGTATTATCAAAATCTGAAAATAAATATTTCATACTAGCACCTACAATATTATCTTAATTTATTTATATTCTTTTAAATACAAAAAAAGAGAGTTTTAACTCTCTTAAATTATTTTAAATTCATTCTTTCCATTTGACGTAAACGTCTTTGGCGTTCTTGATTACCAGCTTTTCTTTTCTTCTCATTATATAAATAAAAAGCATAAGTTTGAATAATTTGTAATACTGAAGAAAAAATTCAATAAATACATACTCCTGTTGCAACTGAAACAATAATGATAATAAATACAAACATCATTACAACTTGCATTATTAATTGTTTTTTTCTTGATTTTTTCTGTGCTTCAGTTAGAGTAATTGATTTTTGTTTTTTCATCTGTAGTAATGTTGGTAATAACATTGAAACAGCTTGTAAAGGTAAGTAAATTGCAAGAATAATAATATATATGTAGTTTCCTGATGTAATTTGTTGTCATGGCCCTTCAATTAAAGCGATTGGACCAACTGCTGCTATTTTTAGTGCTCTTGTTGATCTAACTATTGCATAAATAGCAAATAAGAAAGGTAGGGGAGCAAATGAGCCAGCTAGTGCAGAAAACTGTGACATATTTTCTTTTTTATATAAAGCTTGGATTTCTAATTGCTGTTTTTGTTTAGATTGCATATCCTTTTTATCTTTATATTTTGCTTGAATATCAGCAATCTTTAATTGTATGTCTTGCATTTTTTCTTGGTTAATTTGTGATTTTCAACCAAATGATAATGTAATTCCTTTAATTAATAAAGTTGTTAAGAATATTGCAAAAATAGCTGAAATTCCATAACTTAATTGAGAAGATTTATCTAATAAGGGATTTAGTGTTCCAGAAAATAATCTAACCATTCCAGCTAAAACTCAAGCTGTTGGATAAACGAAAAATCCATAAAACGGTGATTGAGTTAATTTAAAAGTTTCTTTTCAAGAAGTAATAGCATTATATCCATATTCAAAATAATTACCCTTATCATAAACAAAATGATGGACCTTAGATCCTTTTTCACCTAAAGAGCTTAGAATAATTTCAAATGAAACCCCAGGAGCATAAACACTTTTACCTGTCATATCAACTATTTGATTAACACTATATTGAGCTTGATACATCTGTACACAACCTCAAAGCATTGAAACTAAAATAAATAAAAACCCAAACAC
This genomic window from Mycoplasma mycoides subsp. capri contains:
- a CDS encoding Cof-type HAD-IIB family hydrolase — encoded protein: MKYLFSDFDNTLRNSKVKNSLKIDQKDLDFVKEFQKNNKLIVSTGRPYKQLKEHLLDEYNLLPDYFIVNTGALVCDNQGEVFYKKTIDKNIKIQLLDFLKTIVDQIDVIVFATSDNESFLFHKNWSTDVEKFFFGLENLNKTLDYLYDKDLLCLKIECSQNTWDQIENFINKNKLEVNITFNNINNKLFNEIHAFNVSKGQAIKGLQEKLNISSDDIIVAGDDYNDLSMFEMFYDNSYICKHEHNKNIRNKAKYLINNIWEIEY
- the yidC gene encoding membrane protein insertase YidC encodes the protein MYKQSYKVMSYLNASKNKKAPKTKKETIKLVIKWLKVFGFLFILVSMLWGCVQMYQAQYSVNQIVDMTGKSVYAPGVSFEIILSSLGEKGSKVHHFVYDKGNYFEYGYNAITSWKETFKLTQSPFYGFFVYPTAWVLAGMVRLFSGTLNPLLDKSSQLSYGISAIFAIFLTTLLIKGITLSFGWKSQINQEKMQDIQLKIADIQAKYKDKKDMQSKQKQQLEIQALYKKENMSQFSALAGSFAPLPFLFAIYAIVRSTRALKIAAVGPIALIEGPWQQITSGNYIYIIILAIYLPLQAVSMLLPTLLQMKKQKSITLTEAQKKSRKKQLIMQVVMMFVFIIIIVSVATGVCIYWIFSSVLQIIQTYAFYLYNEKKRKAGNQERQRRLRQMERMNLK